In Gimesia sp., the following are encoded in one genomic region:
- a CDS encoding DUF1501 domain-containing protein encodes MHKQAPLTAPHSRRHFLASSSMGIGSVALSWLLNHEQAQAKNPVARPELEKKVFDLKVKPTHHPARAKSMISMFMQGGPSHLDMFDPKPMLQKYDGKKFPGDIKYDNAAQASSKVLGTPWKFRKHGECGMELSELVPGLGEVVDDIVLMRSMHTGVNNHGQSIYAMHSGRILPGRPTLGSWLTYGLGSESENLPAYIAMVDPGGAPVLGVDNWTNGWLPSLYQGTVIRPKEPRILNLNAPPHLSGKAQEKYLDFLGQLNQRHLSQHPREDDLSARIASYELAAKMQTAATEALDLSQETLATQKMYGIDVPESAEFGKRCLIARRLIERGVRFVQIMTGNQHWDHHTSMRTSLPRTCKRVDVPSAGLVKDLKQRGLLDETLVHWGGEMGRLPVIQNDAGVAKQGRDHNTYGFTQWMAGGGLKSGMTYGETDDFGHHAIKDKVSHSDYHATLMHLFGLDAEQLTFTRNGAEQTLIDGQPSRIVHDIIA; translated from the coding sequence ATGCATAAACAAGCCCCCCTGACAGCCCCGCATTCACGCCGTCACTTTCTGGCCTCCAGTTCCATGGGCATTGGTTCGGTCGCCCTGTCCTGGTTGCTCAATCATGAGCAGGCCCAGGCGAAGAATCCCGTGGCCCGGCCGGAACTGGAAAAGAAAGTCTTTGACCTCAAGGTCAAACCGACGCATCATCCAGCCCGCGCCAAGTCGATGATTTCCATGTTCATGCAGGGCGGTCCCAGTCACCTGGACATGTTCGACCCCAAACCGATGCTGCAGAAGTACGACGGCAAAAAGTTTCCCGGCGATATCAAATACGACAATGCCGCCCAGGCCAGTTCCAAAGTGCTGGGCACCCCCTGGAAATTCAGGAAGCACGGCGAATGCGGCATGGAGCTCTCCGAGCTGGTGCCCGGTCTGGGAGAAGTCGTCGATGACATCGTGCTGATGCGTTCGATGCACACCGGCGTCAACAATCACGGACAGTCGATCTACGCCATGCACAGTGGTCGCATTCTGCCCGGTCGCCCGACACTGGGGAGCTGGTTGACATATGGTCTGGGATCAGAATCCGAAAACCTGCCCGCTTATATCGCCATGGTCGATCCCGGCGGCGCACCCGTTTTGGGCGTTGATAACTGGACCAATGGCTGGCTGCCCTCGTTGTACCAGGGCACGGTCATTCGTCCGAAAGAACCACGTATTCTGAACCTGAATGCACCGCCGCACCTGAGTGGTAAAGCCCAGGAAAAATATCTCGACTTCCTCGGTCAATTGAACCAGCGGCACCTGAGCCAGCATCCTCGCGAAGACGATCTTTCAGCTCGTATCGCCAGCTATGAACTGGCAGCCAAGATGCAGACCGCAGCCACCGAGGCACTCGACCTGAGCCAGGAAACACTGGCCACCCAGAAGATGTACGGCATTGACGTGCCGGAATCAGCCGAGTTCGGCAAACGCTGCCTGATTGCCCGCCGCCTGATTGAACGTGGTGTTCGCTTCGTGCAGATCATGACGGGGAACCAGCACTGGGATCACCATACCAGCATGCGGACTTCACTGCCGCGAACCTGTAAGCGGGTGGATGTGCCTTCCGCAGGTCTGGTCAAAGACCTCAAACAACGCGGTCTGCTGGATGAAACCCTGGTCCACTGGGGTGGTGAAATGGGTCGTCTCCCCGTGATCCAGAACGATGCCGGAGTTGCCAAGCAGGGCCGCGATCATAACACCTATGGCTTCACTCAGTGGATGGCCGGCGGTGGCCTGAAGAGCGGTATGACGTATGGCGAGACCGACGACTTTGGTCACCATGCCATCAAAGACAAAGTCAGTCACAGCGACTATCACGCTACTCTGATGCATCTGTTTGGTCTCGATGCTGAGCAGTTGACCTTCACCCGCAACGGGGCAGAGCAGACGCTGATTGATGGTCAGCCCAGCCGCATCGTACATGACATCATTGCTTAA
- a CDS encoding flagellar basal body P-ring protein FlgI — MKNFVNPFIVLITLAFSFAGCQELDLKPQSWLKNVNMRSQSPDEDEEEDFSELEKFETKVETPFVGDYTQITGKNLIALQGVGLVTGLKGTGGNPPPSVHREALLREMRRRNVKNPNMILRSPSTALVIVKAYLPPLIRKGESFDVEVYLPGNSEATSLEGGWLMEAYLAEQAMIQGRGLLKGHILAKAKGPILIPPMGEDVEVANGMLRRGRILAGGISTADDRDLALYLRNDFKSIRNAQRIANKIGTRFHHYDQYGIEEPLAEAKTDKKVVLKLKPRYKHNDSRYLQVVRYIAFRETDVAQRVRMQKLSEEIMIPEKAERASIQLEAIGKKSIPILKMALKSPLLEVRFHAAVALAYLGEGAGLKHLAEAAREEPAFRVYALAAMSAIDEPEAHLYLRDLMCMTSAETRYGAFRALWTLDKNDPFIRGEDMNGQFLLHVLQTELEQGTSHDPNQKEGSNARNGGPMIHITHRKHPEVVLFGSEQEFRVPMAVRAGEVLVTGAAGSEEVIVSKYEVGEPDQRKKVSRNIAVVIRTAVEMGASYPDIAAMILQAHRQGNIDAQVEIDALPEGGRMYFRPEPEDSLMALKSGEMKSTKPKRRKGSRVGNENMVPNIFHDGAPQSKRSKKSEYEEEMRERAEAEGDSDNKGEASLSDTRKPKASPTDEEGKFVKRGAFDSWLRYFKK, encoded by the coding sequence GTGAAGAACTTTGTCAATCCGTTCATCGTGCTGATCACACTGGCGTTTTCATTCGCCGGATGTCAGGAACTCGATTTGAAGCCACAAAGCTGGCTGAAAAATGTCAACATGCGGTCGCAAAGCCCGGATGAAGATGAGGAGGAAGACTTCTCCGAGCTGGAAAAATTCGAGACAAAGGTCGAAACGCCCTTTGTGGGAGATTACACACAGATTACCGGGAAGAACCTGATCGCCCTGCAGGGGGTCGGCCTGGTGACCGGCCTCAAAGGGACCGGTGGTAATCCACCTCCGTCCGTGCACCGCGAAGCACTGCTGCGTGAGATGCGCCGCCGGAATGTCAAAAACCCGAACATGATTTTACGCAGCCCGTCTACCGCGCTGGTCATCGTGAAAGCCTATCTGCCTCCGCTGATTCGCAAAGGGGAGAGCTTCGACGTGGAAGTCTACCTGCCTGGTAACAGTGAAGCGACCAGCCTGGAAGGGGGCTGGTTGATGGAAGCATACCTGGCTGAACAGGCAATGATTCAGGGACGCGGTCTGCTCAAAGGTCATATCCTGGCGAAAGCCAAAGGTCCGATTCTGATTCCGCCGATGGGCGAGGATGTCGAAGTTGCCAACGGAATGCTCCGCCGTGGTCGTATTCTGGCCGGTGGGATCTCCACCGCGGACGACCGGGATCTGGCACTGTACCTGCGGAACGATTTCAAGAGTATTCGTAACGCGCAGCGTATCGCCAACAAGATCGGCACACGATTCCATCATTATGATCAATACGGAATCGAAGAGCCTTTAGCCGAAGCCAAGACTGACAAGAAAGTAGTACTGAAACTCAAGCCACGCTACAAACACAACGATTCACGTTATCTGCAGGTCGTGCGGTATATCGCCTTCCGGGAAACCGATGTGGCGCAACGCGTACGCATGCAGAAGCTGAGTGAAGAAATTATGATCCCCGAGAAAGCGGAACGGGCTTCCATTCAACTGGAGGCCATCGGTAAGAAATCGATTCCGATTCTCAAGATGGCTTTGAAGAGTCCGTTGCTCGAAGTCCGCTTCCACGCTGCGGTCGCGCTGGCTTACCTGGGAGAAGGAGCGGGTCTGAAGCATCTGGCTGAAGCCGCCCGCGAGGAACCTGCGTTCCGCGTCTATGCCCTGGCTGCGATGTCGGCGATTGACGAGCCGGAGGCGCACCTCTACCTGCGGGATCTGATGTGCATGACCAGTGCCGAAACCCGTTACGGGGCGTTCCGGGCACTCTGGACCCTGGATAAAAATGATCCCTTCATTCGTGGTGAAGACATGAATGGTCAGTTTCTGCTGCATGTTCTGCAGACGGAACTGGAGCAGGGAACCAGTCACGATCCCAATCAGAAAGAGGGCAGCAATGCCCGTAATGGCGGGCCGATGATTCATATCACGCACCGGAAACATCCGGAAGTAGTCCTGTTTGGTTCTGAGCAGGAGTTCCGGGTTCCCATGGCAGTGCGTGCCGGGGAAGTGCTGGTGACCGGGGCTGCCGGCAGTGAGGAAGTGATTGTCAGTAAATACGAAGTCGGCGAACCCGACCAGCGAAAGAAAGTCTCACGGAACATCGCCGTTGTGATACGCACCGCTGTGGAGATGGGAGCCAGCTATCCCGATATCGCCGCCATGATCCTGCAGGCACACCGCCAGGGGAACATTGACGCACAGGTTGAAATCGACGCACTGCCGGAAGGGGGCCGGATGTACTTCCGACCCGAACCGGAAGATTCACTGATGGCTCTGAAATCGGGCGAAATGAAATCTACAAAGCCAAAACGTCGTAAAGGTTCACGCGTTGGCAACGAAAACATGGTCCCCAATATCTTCCACGATGGTGCTCCTCAGTCGAAACGTTCCAAAAAATCGGAATATGAAGAGGAAATGCGGGAACGGGCAGAGGCAGAAGGTGATTCAGACAACAAAGGTGAAGCCAGTCTGTCTGATACACGGAAGCCGAAAGCCAGTCCCACGGATGAGGAAGGGAAATTCGTGAAGCGGGGTGCCTTCGATAGCTGGTTACGTTACTTCAAAAAATAA
- a CDS encoding prolyl oligopeptidase family serine peptidase gives MKLPQKYLVKNTIPLILAACWSSSLLYADGPKDNLPDQVRRIPALGVEVPEKQRAQLEEGLAKLKSSIDQLKQTKDARIRSLIPDVEIYHRAVRCALEYQEFFHEREIGVGSKLLEQGQERADQLLKGEAPWTKQTGLVVRGYISKIDQTVQPYGLVIPESYTFSGKSQYRCDLWFHGRGERLSEVNFINQAQRSRGQYTPTDTIVLHPYGRYSNAFKFAGEVDVLEALESTKQNYRIDDDRVAVRGFSMGGAACWQFAVHYADRWFAANPGAGFSETPLFLDVFQNEELKPTWYEEKLWQLYDCPGYALNLFQCPTVAYSGEIDKQKQAADVMEEALAKVGIDMVHIIGPETAHRIHPDSKVIIEEKMDSLARVGRQRVPSTIHLVTYTLKYNQMDWVTLDAMGEEWTQGRIDARLPGGNRVEVKTQNVTAFTLKMAPGEAPLDMTHPVTVKVDGAELKAPRPLSDRSWQVSFHKADAGWQVGPAEYAKGQLVKKHNLQGPIDDAFMDSFIFVSPSGKSASPTVEKWVQSEMKHAIVHWRQQFRGDARVMQDSQITDKEIAASNLVLWGDPQSNQILKKIIDKLPIQWNQEMIVVGNKQYAADHHAPVLIFPNPLNPEKYVVLNSGFTYREYAYLNNARQVPMLPDWAIIDLRTPAGSQYPGKVVDANFFDEFWRLK, from the coding sequence ATGAAATTACCACAAAAATATCTTGTCAAAAATACAATCCCACTCATCCTGGCGGCCTGCTGGTCTTCCAGCCTGCTGTACGCGGATGGCCCGAAGGATAATCTGCCCGACCAGGTCCGCCGCATCCCCGCATTGGGTGTCGAAGTACCAGAGAAACAGCGTGCGCAACTGGAAGAGGGGCTGGCGAAACTCAAATCGTCAATCGATCAGCTTAAACAGACTAAGGATGCCCGCATTCGTTCCCTGATCCCCGATGTCGAAATCTACCATCGGGCCGTGCGTTGTGCCCTGGAATACCAGGAGTTTTTCCACGAACGGGAAATCGGAGTGGGCTCGAAGCTGCTCGAACAGGGACAGGAGCGAGCCGACCAGCTGCTGAAAGGGGAAGCCCCCTGGACAAAACAGACCGGCCTGGTCGTCCGCGGCTATATCTCGAAAATCGATCAGACGGTTCAACCTTACGGCCTGGTCATTCCCGAGAGCTATACCTTCTCGGGTAAGAGCCAGTACCGCTGTGACCTCTGGTTCCACGGACGGGGTGAACGGTTGAGTGAAGTTAATTTCATTAACCAGGCACAGCGTTCTCGCGGGCAGTACACGCCGACCGACACGATCGTTCTGCACCCTTACGGCCGCTACTCGAATGCGTTTAAATTCGCCGGCGAAGTCGATGTCCTGGAAGCACTGGAATCAACAAAACAGAATTACCGCATCGACGATGATCGCGTCGCAGTCCGTGGATTCTCGATGGGGGGCGCTGCCTGCTGGCAGTTTGCCGTCCATTATGCTGACCGCTGGTTTGCCGCAAATCCGGGAGCAGGCTTCTCCGAAACCCCGCTCTTCCTGGATGTCTTCCAGAACGAAGAGCTGAAGCCGACCTGGTACGAGGAAAAACTCTGGCAACTCTACGACTGCCCCGGGTATGCCTTGAACCTGTTTCAATGTCCGACGGTCGCCTACAGTGGTGAAATCGATAAACAAAAGCAGGCAGCCGATGTGATGGAGGAAGCACTCGCCAAAGTAGGCATCGACATGGTCCACATCATCGGTCCGGAAACCGCACACCGGATTCATCCCGACTCCAAGGTAATCATCGAAGAGAAAATGGATTCCCTGGCTCGCGTAGGGCGACAGCGGGTGCCTTCCACCATTCACCTGGTCACCTATACCCTCAAATACAATCAGATGGACTGGGTGACTCTGGATGCGATGGGCGAAGAATGGACCCAGGGCCGTATTGATGCCCGCCTGCCGGGAGGCAACCGGGTGGAGGTCAAAACACAGAATGTCACTGCTTTCACATTGAAGATGGCTCCCGGCGAAGCACCACTGGACATGACGCATCCCGTCACAGTCAAAGTAGACGGTGCGGAACTGAAAGCCCCTCGCCCGCTCTCAGACCGTTCCTGGCAGGTCTCGTTTCATAAAGCCGATGCTGGCTGGCAGGTCGGCCCTGCTGAATATGCCAAGGGGCAACTCGTCAAAAAACATAATCTGCAGGGTCCTATCGACGATGCCTTTATGGATTCGTTCATCTTTGTCTCTCCGTCCGGCAAATCTGCCTCACCTACGGTTGAGAAGTGGGTCCAGTCAGAAATGAAACATGCGATCGTACACTGGCGTCAGCAGTTCCGCGGTGATGCCCGCGTGATGCAGGACTCACAGATCACGGACAAGGAAATCGCTGCGAGCAATCTGGTACTCTGGGGCGACCCGCAGAGCAATCAGATCCTGAAGAAAATCATCGACAAGCTGCCGATCCAGTGGAACCAGGAGATGATCGTTGTAGGCAATAAGCAGTATGCTGCCGACCATCACGCTCCCGTGTTGATCTTCCCTAACCCACTGAATCCAGAGAAATACGTAGTTCTCAACAGCGGGTTTACTTATCGCGAGTATGCCTATCTGAATAATGCCCGCCAGGTGCCGATGCTGCCCGACTGGGCAATCATCGATTTACGCACTCCGGCTGGCAGTCAGTATCCCGGAAAAGTGGTTGATGCCAACTTCTTCGATGAATTCTGGCGTTTGAAATGA
- a CDS encoding RidA family protein, with protein MKSLTNLLTAVALLALTGSASAEVAYLNPSAETGTSQCAVVKNSVLAHTSQILPINFNGGQVVAGNAGDQTAMVLQNLDYLLGKVDATLYRIVKLNVYVAREELVSEVKQRLVKELKFKVQPACTFVVTKLADPKALVAMDVVAALDSDKKIAKTEIYNDNVSGFRVALLPAGRTAYISGQAVKADTLEEATKKTMEELHQTLKFLGGSPENIVHLKAFLTPMKQGESSAEVIDSFFPEKRRPPVSLVEWFSTLPVEIEMIVALPEPAPASRPAETIAYKTPTGMKASPVYSRVAIAEVSDRIYVSGITSKEPGNYSTRIHSAFDQLKAIVTEAGSDMEHLAKATYYVSDNEISGDFGKIRQEYYNPKRPPAASKATIKSVGIPNRILLMDMIAVPVK; from the coding sequence ATGAAATCCCTGACGAATCTACTAACAGCCGTTGCACTGCTGGCTCTGACCGGATCGGCCTCGGCCGAGGTGGCCTACCTGAATCCGTCCGCTGAGACAGGAACCTCGCAGTGTGCTGTCGTCAAAAACAGTGTGCTCGCACACACTTCTCAGATCCTGCCGATCAATTTCAATGGGGGACAGGTCGTGGCAGGAAATGCGGGAGATCAGACTGCGATGGTACTGCAGAATCTGGATTACCTGCTGGGCAAAGTCGATGCCACCCTGTATCGCATTGTGAAACTCAACGTCTATGTGGCCCGCGAGGAACTGGTCTCTGAAGTCAAACAGCGACTGGTCAAAGAACTGAAATTCAAAGTTCAGCCCGCCTGTACTTTCGTGGTGACCAAACTCGCAGATCCCAAGGCCCTGGTGGCCATGGATGTGGTGGCGGCACTCGACTCAGACAAAAAGATTGCGAAGACTGAGATCTACAACGACAATGTCTCCGGGTTCCGTGTCGCCCTGTTACCCGCAGGACGGACCGCCTACATTTCCGGTCAGGCCGTCAAAGCGGACACACTGGAAGAAGCCACAAAAAAGACCATGGAAGAACTTCACCAGACACTGAAGTTCCTGGGTGGCTCTCCCGAAAACATCGTGCACCTCAAAGCGTTTCTTACCCCGATGAAACAGGGAGAGAGTTCCGCAGAGGTGATTGACAGTTTCTTCCCCGAGAAACGCCGCCCGCCGGTCTCGCTGGTGGAATGGTTTTCCACCCTGCCGGTCGAGATCGAAATGATTGTCGCATTACCTGAGCCGGCACCAGCCTCCCGTCCTGCGGAGACCATCGCCTACAAGACGCCGACCGGGATGAAAGCGTCCCCCGTCTACAGTCGCGTCGCGATTGCCGAGGTGAGTGACCGGATCTATGTTTCGGGAATCACTTCTAAAGAGCCGGGGAATTACAGTACGCGGATCCACAGCGCCTTCGACCAGCTGAAAGCGATTGTGACGGAAGCAGGCAGCGATATGGAGCACCTGGCCAAAGCGACCTACTATGTTTCCGACAACGAAATCAGTGGCGACTTCGGTAAGATCCGCCAGGAATACTACAATCCGAAACGGCCCCCGGCAGCCTCCAAGGCGACCATCAAAAGCGTGGGCATTCCGAACCGGATCCTGCTGATGGATATGATCGCGGTTCCCGTCAAGTAA
- a CDS encoding AAA family ATPase, giving the protein MLKSLELFGFKSFADRTIFEFSEGITCVVGPNGSGKSNVVDGIKWVLGDQSPKSLRGKDMTDVIFNGSKGRKANAYAEATLTFKNTQRFLDIDAEEVHIGRRLWKNGDSEYLLNRNPVRLKDIRDLFMGTGAATSAYSIIEQGRVDQILQANAATRRVVFEEAAGISRYKARKVDAERKLERVGQNILRLTDIVDEVEAQLNSTRSQASKAAKYREASTELRKLWMGMAADDWRHLTAQLSTLHNQIGQYQKRIDELNAGYQEYEDKLGAIDAEVSEFEDQLRTVEKQLSTHREGIAGNQTAIEHQLERKTEFETEITRLRKQRILMAKRTTEIQRDLEAVTQEKENSEAGFELQRAKLQEAQERITVVTAELDAISEEIQQKRQQMHEFNKQSLALDNRLFSMQTQQETVSNSMTKANEKRLQLEARVEEAESVVEECTARFRTAGDKVAEFAQALSAVDEKQQDLLSQQDQRTQQLSELRERRSAYQARKSVLEDLERRQEGLSIGVKDILNRAQTSNYPPWNTILGSVADLLDVDLEQAALLEVALGSRSQLLVISEFDPLYQFLKEGKYSISGRVGFITHPSANAAEPNAASGFTLSADSLVPESFAVPKAESETTTNSPEGVLDLSSERGVIYRADQLVKDTPQNRQLAELLLTDTWIVDSLETAVRLSREEGKQCRFVTLQGELVEENLSIFVGAIGGESAIFTRRSELRKLKNDLIRIDRTLNDNEVALEKLDELLSTVDGERSACQEQMQEASEALATEKAAKVSAEQKQEQLNEELATVLSDLQDLEAHSAKLTAEAEAVLVEKQELEAELDRLNALIQEGEQQLLDKQCEVQELKEQQNARKLELATHEERLAGLEQRFSRLNSESEQRHQQQEESNRRYESSLEKNSQINLHILNTRALLDEQLLVQENFLEQARNLTLLRDEKRQYKKQLSSEEAAIRKERRELSDKKHEEEFKTRDIEHEIKTLAERIEEEYQLTLEEIVSSGESILKQHLEEIAEAEREQAAEEEAEVAQVEETDPEAESAIEQDSLSEDFETATPEEPVEIELVNEDDALTEPGFNAELYLEIRPEIEAQVNRLRRKIKMMGSINSDSLKDLDELECRFEYMKSQLDDLNEAKSSLEEIIRRINVESKRLFFDTFEVVRGHFQEIFRKLFGGGEADIILEDPDDVLECGIEIVARPPGKELRGLTLLSGGEKTLTAVALLMSIFRSRPSPFCILDEVDAALDEANVERYAGLIDDFKETTQFIMITHNKRSMTVGNVLYGVTMEQSGVSKRMSVRFDDISEDGHFKQSSSGGDGASEAA; this is encoded by the coding sequence ATGCTGAAATCATTGGAACTGTTCGGCTTTAAGAGTTTTGCCGATCGGACCATCTTTGAATTTTCGGAAGGCATTACTTGCGTTGTCGGGCCCAACGGAAGTGGTAAGAGTAACGTTGTCGACGGAATCAAGTGGGTTTTGGGTGACCAGAGTCCCAAGAGTCTCCGCGGCAAAGATATGACCGATGTGATCTTCAACGGATCCAAAGGGCGTAAAGCGAACGCCTATGCTGAAGCGACGTTGACGTTCAAGAATACCCAACGGTTTCTGGATATCGACGCCGAAGAGGTTCATATCGGACGCCGTCTCTGGAAGAACGGCGATTCGGAATATCTGCTTAACCGGAATCCGGTACGTCTGAAAGACATTCGCGACCTGTTCATGGGGACCGGAGCCGCCACCTCGGCCTACAGCATTATTGAGCAGGGACGCGTCGATCAGATTCTGCAGGCTAATGCAGCTACCCGGCGCGTCGTCTTTGAAGAGGCAGCGGGTATCAGCCGGTATAAAGCCCGCAAGGTCGACGCCGAACGGAAACTGGAACGGGTCGGACAGAATATTCTCCGCCTGACGGACATCGTCGATGAAGTGGAAGCCCAGCTCAACTCAACGCGGAGCCAGGCCTCTAAGGCGGCAAAATATCGTGAGGCATCAACCGAGCTGCGAAAACTCTGGATGGGGATGGCCGCCGATGACTGGCGACATCTGACCGCCCAACTCTCAACCTTGCATAACCAGATCGGTCAGTACCAGAAACGGATCGATGAACTGAACGCGGGTTACCAGGAATACGAAGATAAGCTGGGCGCCATCGACGCTGAAGTATCCGAATTCGAGGATCAGCTTCGAACCGTGGAAAAACAGCTGTCCACTCACCGCGAAGGGATCGCCGGCAACCAGACTGCCATCGAACATCAGCTCGAGCGGAAAACGGAATTCGAAACCGAAATCACCCGGCTTCGTAAGCAGCGGATTCTGATGGCCAAGCGTACGACGGAAATCCAGCGGGATCTGGAAGCGGTCACACAGGAGAAAGAAAATTCCGAAGCCGGTTTTGAACTGCAGCGGGCAAAACTGCAGGAAGCCCAGGAACGCATTACCGTGGTCACTGCGGAACTGGATGCGATCAGCGAAGAAATCCAGCAGAAGCGGCAGCAGATGCACGAGTTCAACAAGCAGTCGCTGGCTTTGGATAATCGTCTGTTTTCCATGCAGACTCAGCAGGAAACCGTCAGTAACTCGATGACCAAGGCGAATGAAAAACGCCTGCAGCTGGAAGCACGCGTTGAAGAAGCCGAGTCGGTCGTCGAAGAGTGTACCGCGCGCTTCCGTACCGCCGGGGACAAAGTCGCCGAGTTCGCACAGGCACTCTCGGCCGTCGATGAAAAACAACAGGATCTGCTCAGTCAGCAGGATCAGCGCACGCAACAACTCTCCGAATTGCGGGAACGTCGCTCTGCGTACCAGGCTCGCAAAAGCGTACTGGAAGATCTGGAACGTCGGCAGGAAGGCTTGAGCATCGGCGTGAAGGATATTCTGAACCGTGCCCAGACCTCAAATTATCCCCCCTGGAATACCATCCTGGGGAGCGTGGCAGATCTGCTGGATGTTGATCTGGAACAGGCGGCTCTTCTCGAAGTCGCTTTGGGCAGTCGGTCACAGCTGTTGGTAATCAGTGAGTTTGATCCCCTCTATCAGTTTTTAAAAGAGGGCAAGTATTCCATTTCCGGTCGCGTCGGTTTTATTACGCATCCCTCTGCGAATGCTGCCGAACCGAATGCGGCGAGTGGGTTCACGCTGTCGGCAGATTCCCTGGTTCCAGAGAGCTTTGCTGTACCGAAGGCAGAGTCGGAAACAACGACGAATTCCCCGGAAGGTGTGCTGGATCTGAGCAGCGAGCGGGGAGTGATTTATCGTGCCGATCAGCTGGTAAAAGACACTCCCCAGAACCGTCAGCTTGCCGAACTGTTATTGACCGATACCTGGATCGTGGATTCCCTGGAGACGGCTGTTCGCCTCTCCCGCGAGGAAGGGAAGCAGTGTCGATTCGTTACTCTGCAGGGCGAACTGGTCGAGGAAAACCTGTCGATCTTCGTTGGGGCGATCGGTGGTGAATCAGCGATCTTCACTCGCCGTAGTGAACTGCGAAAACTCAAGAATGATCTGATTCGTATCGACCGCACACTGAATGATAATGAAGTCGCGCTGGAGAAGCTCGACGAGCTGTTGTCCACGGTTGATGGGGAACGCAGTGCCTGCCAGGAGCAGATGCAGGAAGCGTCCGAAGCACTGGCCACGGAAAAAGCAGCCAAGGTTTCTGCAGAACAGAAGCAGGAACAGTTGAACGAAGAACTGGCAACGGTTCTCAGTGACCTGCAGGATCTGGAAGCACATTCCGCGAAACTGACTGCGGAAGCCGAAGCGGTGCTGGTCGAGAAGCAGGAGCTGGAAGCAGAACTGGATCGCCTGAACGCACTGATTCAGGAAGGCGAACAGCAGCTGCTCGATAAGCAATGTGAAGTCCAGGAACTGAAAGAACAGCAGAATGCGCGCAAGCTGGAACTGGCGACGCATGAGGAACGTCTGGCCGGTCTGGAACAGCGTTTCAGTCGTCTCAACAGTGAATCGGAACAGCGTCACCAGCAGCAGGAAGAATCGAATCGGCGGTACGAATCTTCTCTGGAGAAGAATTCCCAGATCAATCTGCACATTCTGAATACACGTGCCCTGCTGGATGAACAGTTGCTGGTTCAGGAGAACTTCCTGGAGCAGGCACGCAACCTGACTCTGTTGCGGGATGAGAAACGCCAGTACAAGAAACAGTTGAGTTCCGAAGAGGCAGCGATTCGCAAGGAGCGTCGTGAGCTGAGCGACAAGAAGCACGAAGAGGAATTCAAGACGCGCGACATCGAGCATGAAATCAAGACGCTGGCCGAGCGAATTGAGGAAGAGTACCAGCTCACTTTGGAAGAAATCGTCTCCTCGGGTGAATCGATTCTCAAACAGCACCTGGAAGAGATCGCGGAAGCGGAACGGGAACAGGCTGCTGAGGAAGAAGCCGAAGTCGCTCAGGTAGAGGAAACAGATCCGGAAGCAGAGAGCGCGATCGAGCAGGATTCACTCAGTGAAGACTTCGAGACAGCGACTCCGGAAGAGCCGGTCGAGATCGAGCTGGTCAACGAAGATGATGCGCTGACTGAACCGGGTTTCAATGCGGAGCTGTACCTCGAAATTCGTCCCGAGATTGAAGCCCAGGTAAACCGACTGCGGCGGAAAATCAAGATGATGGGCAGCATCAACTCGGACAGTCTGAAAGACCTGGACGAACTGGAATGCCGCTTTGAGTATATGAAGTCACAGCTGGATGACCTCAATGAAGCCAAATCGTCTCTGGAAGAAATCATCCGCCGGATCAATGTCGAAAGTAAGCGGCTGTTCTTTGATACGTTCGAAGTGGTGCGGGGGCATTTCCAGGAAATCTTTCGTAAACTGTTCGGCGGTGGTGAAGCCGATATCATTCTGGAAGATCCGGATGATGTGCTCGAATGTGGAATCGAAATCGTCGCCCGGCCTCCCGGAAAAGAATTGCGTGGTCTGACGCTGCTCAGCGGTGGCGAAAAGACTCTGACCGCGGTGGCGCTGTTGATGTCGATCTTCCGCAGCCGGCCCAGCCCGTTCTGTATTCTGGACGAGGTTGATGCCGCGCTGGATGAAGCAAACGTGGAACGTTATGCCGGACTGATCGATGACTTCAAGGAAACGACCCAGTTCATTATGATCACTCATAATAAACGATCGATGACTGTTGGTAACGTATTGTATGGCGTTACAATGGAACAGTCCGGGGTTTCCAAGCGGATGTCCGTCCGGTTTGATGACATCAGCGAAGATGGTCACTTCAAGCAGTCCAGCTCCGGCGGTGACGGGGCCTCCGAAGCCGCTTAA